One Saccharomyces kudriavzevii IFO 1802 strain IFO1802 genome assembly, chromosome: 4 genomic region harbors:
- the LPP1 gene encoding phosphatidate phosphatase LPP1 (similar to Saccharomyces cerevisiae LPP1 (YDR503C); ancestral locus Anc_1.57) — translation MISAMADEKHREYFRLFYFQYMIVGLCTILFLYSEISLVPRSQNVQFSLDNPSISKSYVANELVGPLGCLILSVGLSNLVVFWTCMFDKDLLKKNRVTWIRERPDGISKDFHFMHTSLLCLMLIVSINAALTGALKLIIGNLRPDFVDRCIPDLQKISDSDSLVFGLDICKQTNKWVLYEGLKSTPSGHSSFIVSSMGFTYLWQRAFTTRSTRSYIWCPLLALVVMVSRVVDHRHHWYDVVSGAVLAFLVIYGCWKWTFANVPKRDILPSPVSV, via the coding sequence ATGATTTCTGCCATGGCGGATGAGAAACATAGGGAGTATTTCAGGTTGTTCTACTTTCAGTATATGATAGTAGGCCTCTGTACGATATTATTCCTTTATTCAGAGATATCACTGGTGCCTAGGAGCCAGAATGTCCAATTTAGTCTTGACAATCCTAGTATATCAAAAAGCTACGTGGCTAACGAACTGGTAGGCCCCCTGGGTTGCTTGATTTTGAGTGTTGGGCTGAGTAACTTGGTGGTGTTTTGGACCTGTATGTTCGACAAGGACCtactgaaaaagaatagaGTAACCTGGATAAGAGAGAGGCCAGACGGTATCTCAAAGGATTTTCACTTTATGCACACTAGTCTTCTGTGTTTGATGTTAATAGTAAGCATTAATGCCGCCCTAACGGGCGCCTTAAAGTTGATTATTGGAAATTTGAGACCAGATTTTGTTGACAGATGTATACCTGACCTTCAAAAGATAAGTGACTCGGATTCTTTAGTTTTTGGGTTGGATATCTGTAAgcaaacaaacaaatggGTTCTTTATGAAGGATTAAAAAGCACGCCGAGTGGACATTCAAGTTTTATAGTAAGTAGCATGGGCTTTACGTATCTTTGGCAGAGGGCATTCACCACTCGCAGTACAAGAAGTTACATTTGGTGCCCTTTACTCGCGCTAGTGGTGATGGTCTCAAGAGTCGTTGATCACAGGCATCATTGGTACGATGTTGTCTCAGGTGCTGTGCTAGCGTTTCTGGTAATTTATGGTTGTTGGAAATGGACATTCGCCAACGTGCCGAAAA